In Odocoileus virginianus isolate 20LAN1187 ecotype Illinois chromosome 12, Ovbor_1.2, whole genome shotgun sequence, the DNA window TAAGACCAGATGATGCCCCCTTCTAATGTCAGACCAAGTAGAATGACATTCCCAAAGGGAGACGAGAGGAGGGAAGTGAGTGGAGAGGAAGTGTGCTGGTTTGGGGGCAATCTCAAGGGTTATAATAAAGTGGAATGTCTCCGAGGGACCGTGGGCCCCACACGTGCTGAATTTTGCAAATATGGTGTAGTTTCCTTATTTAACGACTTACATCAAACAAAtgggaagaagaaattaaagggCAGCCTGGCGTTGATGGTTGGCGGAGCTCTGAAGCCTGCCTCTGCAGGTGCAGACACATCCACAAAAGTAACCGCAGTGGAAATAAGAATTGTCCTTTCATTTCCTGAGTTGGTCTGTAATACAAAATCAGAGTGATGCAAGCCTCGCCCTCCAGTGTGTTATCAGGATAACAAAGATGGGACAGCTTCCATGTCCTTCCTCACCCAATAGCTGTCAGTTCATGAATCTGATAGGTACGTGAGGGCTCATCAGTCACTAactcagagaagagagagagtttTCACTCAGGTTATCCCTCACATACTGGTGTCATTCATAACTCAATTCTGACAAGGATTTTAAAGATCAAATCTAAACAAGAATGCAGATGTGAACAAAACCATTTTGTTCAGTGGAGGTTTTTCCTTTAAGTAAACGATGACTGCTAAATTGTTTTAAGAATCCagattgtttaaattttaattatttttacaaaataataaatttcaccTATCACAGCTGAGTTTTGTCTGGCCTCGTGTCTTAACCTGTATCTTTAAAATTAGGCCTACCTCAGGAAAGGAAGATGAAATTAGATTTGCAGTTACATTGACTATTTTAGCCTGTGGGTTCAATAAGGATCCGTATTTAGTCCATCTCACTTCTACCGTCAGAGCCACTGGGAGCTGGCAGGAATCCTGTACAATAATATGCCATTAATCAGTTTGAGTATTATACAACCTTAAGTCAAGCTTAATCTGCAGTTcagagttttaattataaaatgtttcccATATTACAAAATGTTCTGAACAAGAGAATGAATAGACTCTAGAAGTTCAGATAAAAACAGCTTAGAAGTAGCATGTGTTTTAAAAGTACTCaatgctccaaaaaaaaaagcataatttttaCAGCCTTTCCTGTTTCTAAAGAGACCAGCATTACCTGGGAGTTGTACCCCCAACCATGGACCCTCCAGGGCCCTGACAGGTCTAACTGCACTCACCCATTTACATCTACCTCAGAGATTCCTTAGGAAAGGAGTTGGcatggggggggcggggaggaaagggaatacagtattattaacagTCAGAAACTAAACCTGACTGCATATCATGTTAAAATGTACTTAGAGGAAATTCAAgtcctttctttttgcttatctgaTTTCATAGGTTGGCAATTAAGATGTTACATCAGGGTATACAGGCGCTGTCCTAAGTTTTCAAAGAAGTTAACTCTCACTCTCAATGGAGGGCACTGGTGGCACAACGGAGCTGCCCAGTTCAGGCCTGGACACCGGGAGCTGGGCCTGAGACCTCTGCCCCAGGGTCTTTGTTTGCTCAGTCCTACAGGGAACATGGTGAAGGGGGCCTTCCAGACCTCTTTCCTGTTTTACAGTTTCTTCATTTGGCAAATGTGATCATGTTAAAGCTGCCCGATGGGGAGATGGAATTCCATTGGAGTATTCtactttttgtgtatgtatgtgtgaaatTTTTCCACaatgaaaggtttttaaaaatacatttcttgggGGCATGCAAAGCTAGCATACCTGCTAAATTTGGTGCTGGCCAAAAAGGCAAGGGCGGAATTCCTTGGCTTAGCACTGTCTCTTAAGAAATTTGCAGGCTCAAAAATCCTTGAGAATATCCTGTCATTAGAAGATGCAACACGTAGCTGGTGTCAGCTGAGCCCAGCAGATGCTCTCGTGCCGGCTCTGCCTGGAAGGCTGGGATGAAACCCGCACCGGGCCCTCTGAGCTCCCGACTGGCACAGACCCCGGCAGTGCGTGTGTCCACGCTGCTGCATCTCCCGCCACAACTTATGTCTTCCCTTCTGAGGGAGAAGTAACAACTGGACATCCTAATCCATCTGGAAGAAGCTGGAAGCAATCTGCCTGGTTCACTGAGGCGGCAAAGCTGAGCCAAGACTTAGCTGAACCGCAGGGACTGAGTAATCACGGGTCTCTGGTGGGGACTCAGTGGGGAGGGTGCGATCGGAGCTAGTGAGCTAGTCCTCACCCCATTGTCCCCATGCTATAAATGTGCTAGGCAGATAATGAGAGGCCTGAAGAAACGGTGACAAGAAAAAGCCGGGCAATTAAAGGATAAAGATGGAGAGCACGCCTCCGCTGAAGGGGCCGGCCCACACTCTGACTGctgagacaaaagaaaaaggtGGGCAGAAGAACCACATGTGATCTGGAACCTATTTGTAGGATGTCAATTTCCATTAAACTCTTCTGGGAACTTTAGAATTGAAAGCTCTCATGGGTGGAGTGCTTTTATAGACCAGGGAACAATGGATGGGACAGCTCTGCAGATGGGATGAAGTCTTATTGAAACAGTCCTAACACTTCACCTATCATATCATGATACCTAGAGAAGACCTTGCATAACACCAACAAGGAACAGAATGGTGACTGGTAGTGGTCCCCACTTATAGAGTGACCACTAGGCACCATAAATGTTACCTGATTTTAACTCTCAACAAGCCCTGAGGGCAGTAATACAGCTATGACGAAAAAGAGGCTCAAACCCGTAAAAATCGCTGGCTGAATCGCTGCTAACTACAGGCAAAATCAGTATTCAAGATCCAGGCCCATCTGACGACAAAGTCCAAACTCCCACCCACAGCCAACCACCCCCTCAACAGGTGCCCCCCGCCTCCCCActgcctctgtctccccacaGTGAGAGGGGCAGGTGCACACAAAGTGGTCTTCAGCTTCTCCCCATTTACCTTCACATGGGACGTCTGGGTGATGAAATAGACGGGCACCCAGTCCAGCACATCCTGGGCCTGGGAATTTCCAAAAGAGGCCACAtaatctgggaagccctgacccTTTAGCAGGCTCTTCATCTTCTGCGCTACCAGCCGACACGTGAGAGCTTTGGTCAGTCTTTTGGGAAGGAGAATGAGGTCAAATGAGGTGACTGTTCAAAcctacagtttctttttttttaataaatgtcaaGGTCATGTTTAATTATGACATTTCTCTAGCACACAAAAAgtactaaaaataagaaacaagggCATCTGTCTCAAGGTATTAGCCATCTTTATGTTACATTGGCCAAATACCTTACTTTAATACAGTGTTAGTACCCATAATATCTCTGATTATAGAATACTGTACctgcagtgtttttatttttacattcctcAACAGTACACATAttctctctagtttcttttttcactctccaaAAAGGGGATTATTTGAAGTTAAAGTGTTTCTCACTTTGTGTAATTGTGGTTAGCCAGGGAGATGAATCCAAAACAAAGTTTCCCAAACTATATTccatggagaagctctgtacaagAAGGGTTCCATGGCCAAACATCTGGGAAATATTACATACCCATGTCCCCACTGAAGTACACTGACATACTAAAGAGTCTGAGAAGTGTTTACTTAGTAAGGAATCATGTTTTGAACTTTAATTTGGTGTTTCCCAAACATATTAAACCACAGACTTACCCCTGCTGACATTATGGAAATGTATCCCACAGAACCTCCTTTCAGAAATCCTAGCCTAACACGATCAGAATAATGTAAATGGTGAATTTTGGTCTAACCAAAATAATGGTGTAGATACCCTGGGGAGATATAAGGATGGGAAGCAAGTGGCTTGTGGGGTAGGGGACCAAAAAAGAAAGAGCCAAATCTTCATCTCCCATAGTGGgaactcaaataaataaagtcataagaaaataaacaaggatctattgtacagcaaagggaactacattcaatatgctataataacctataatggaaaagaatctgaaaagaatataattgaataattttgctgtacacctgaaacactataaatcaactttacacctgaataaaaaaataaaaacagaagtcataaaacaaaaaaaaaatcaagaagcagCATTATATATGGTTTATTTAAAGATTTGGGGACAATAACTCAACCATGAGTTGAAAGTGATTGCCTCTGGAACTCTGGGATAGGGAAAATGAAGGTGGTAAGTGCTGTCTTTAGAACAAGCCACAGAGCTGTTCAACATTTTACATTATGTTtgacaataaaaagataaataaaacatacaaagcCTTGATATTTTTACTCTGCCATATCTGATAAGCAGAAAGAGTTTTAATGATTTTCCTTTGAATCATGACAAATAGTTtatggttgtgagaattaaaattgGCAAACCAGAAACTACATCATTGTAGAATAAACTACTGTTACTATGGCTGCTACCCACTAATAATATGCTAATGAGCTTGTCAGCTGATGTAGAAGTTCGATTAAAATGGGAAGGgctagataactaacaaggacctactgtatagcacagggaattctaatcaatactctgtaatgacctacatgagaaaattaaaaagaggggatatatgtataatgactcactttgctgtaaacctcaaactaacacaacactaaattaactatactccaataaaaattttatacatgcatatatatatatataaataaataaatatatatacatatatataaagtggGAGAACACAGGGAAAACAATGGGAAGAAtaagagtgtttttgttttttttgatcaATGCAAATAGGCTCCAACAGAAGCAAGTTACTCTCTTACCTGAGTTTACAGCCAGATTGCATGTTGTAACCAAATAATACTGGGGCCCGGATCCCCTCTACTGCTAAGCAGTCTTGCTCAGTTGTGCTACGAAGAAGAGTAAGTTGTCCATATCTATTCGTGGTCTGAATGATCCCAGACATTCACAGGTTAAGGGAGTTGCCCGGTACTGAAGCAGCAGATTCTTAGGAGATGGTGTCATGTGTGTGACATGAGATTTGAGTGAGACCCAAATATCCCTTCTCTAGGCCTTGGGGATTTTGACAGTTATctcccaggaaaaggaaaaacagtttaACTGTTTTCTTTGATTAGGAGAGCCTCAGAAGAAAAACTCTCAGAAACTGGCCCTTCAAAATTAATTCCACATTTTCAAACCACTAATTTAACAGTCTCAGTTTAAGTGTAAAATCAAATACCTCTAAACGTCTGTCAACCCTCTGTCTGAAGGCTTTCACTGTAAGACACTGCCGGTCCCCCGGGCCACGCTGTCCCACCACATCAGGCTCCACACAGCCCTGTCTGCTATGCAGGCCAAGTCCCCCGAAGGCAGCTCTGGCCGAGGCCAGTCTCTCCAGCCCTCAGGACCCTCAGCAATCAGAAGCGCAGCCCACACGCGTGGACAGAGAAATGAGACTTCTCTACAGAGCCAAAAAGGATATCCCTTCTGAGGCTGGAATCCGGCAACTAATGGGAGCCCCACCACATAACCAGGGTTTCCACTGAGAGGAACTGGCTTTGCGTTTTGCTGAAAGACAGTGCAGAAATGCCCCCAAGTAATTCTCGTTTTAATAAGGAAATGGCAGAGGGAAGATGAAATGGTTTTCATAATGAAATCTGGGATTACCAACCAAGGAAAGAATTTCTCCCCCTACTCAGAACTATAAATATATCTGCGGTGTAGGAGTGCATCATGCTGTATAGGAACAAGCTCACAGGGAGGAGCAGCTTATTCCCAAGTGGAAAAGACACAGGACTCTGGCTGGATTTTGTGACAGGCTTCCACAGGCTACACGTGAGCCCTTTGTTCCAGACAACTGGTTGTAGTAATACTtctaatttgagatttttttttcactaattcATGATTTCTTTATACTTGACAATTATTGATACTTATATGGAAACTGATCAAACTTacctgaataaaataaatttcaaacttTTGCTGGAGTGGAACCATTGCACTGCTCACTGctcccagaagaagaaagagatcaGCTTTTATTACCTCACCTGCATCTGTATATGTGAGGCTGTACGTCACCTAAAAACAAAAGGATATTTCAGATACATCTGTTCCCAATGTGTTTCCGTAGCTGTATTAATaactcacattaaaaaatacacatctaGGAGGTCATCCCTTCCCACTTCTCATGTAGAGAGGGAAGCATGTCTCTCCTGTCCAACCGCATCATGGGAGGTATTAGCTCAGCATCAGCCCCCACTGCCAGGGGCATCTGAGCCTTTCTGTGCCCAATCACAGAAGGTACAAGTCAGCTGGCCTGGGCAGAATGTAAGCAGCCTATCTCTGCAGATAAATGTTAAAACAACAGTAGTAGCAACAAATTATGATGTATTCTTCTTATAAGTTACTAGGTTTGTGGAGAAAATCACACGTGATTACTTCAGGGACAAAGAAGTGACCTCTGATGAGACAGGATAAAGGCAAGCAGGAGGCCAAGACAAGAAAAGCAATACCACTGGATGGGCCAGAGGGTGGCCAGTTACCCCTCAGGACCACACCCGGCTTGAGCCGGCCACAGACAGAGTGAACTTTCAAAGCCAAACTGGGCACCTACCTCAAGTACGACGTTAGTGCAGATTTCAATATGCCCCGCCTCAACAACACCCTGGTTTGATACCCTCAGTATGGCTGTTGTGTCTTCCAGTCGAGTTAGTGTTTTATTTAGAGACCGGATGACGATGGACTGAACCGTGACAGGGACCTGCAAAGTCAAGTCCTGGGTTACCAAACACACACCGGTACAGAGGAAGTTAACGGGCAAAAACAGTGTAAACGTGAAACTCACCTCCACAGGTACACTGCCGAGGAGGGAAACACACACTATAGAACAATATGCACACTAGAATTCCACACTTGCAAAAACAcaggtatttatttatatgtaaatacatgCATACATTCACATAGAAAATATCTGAGATGGATAAAACCAAAATGTTAAGTGATTACCCctgaaaacatgttcacacaaaaacatgtacacagacgttcacagcagcatttataatagccccaaactgaaaataacccaaatgtccatcaactgatgaatgaataaaatgtggtctatcccTACAAAAGGATATCGTCCATAAAAAGAATCATccgtaaaaatgaatgaagcacTAACacatgcaacaacatagatgaagcCTGAGAACAcggtgctaagtgaaagaagccagacacaaaggaccACGGACTATGTGATCTCAtctgtatgaaatgtccagaatggccaaatccacagagacacaaagtatatacagtggttgccaggggcaggggaagaaggcTGGGGTAGAACGAAAAGTGATAGCTAATGAgcacagggtttctttttggggtggtgagaatgttctggaattagataatgGTGATAACTGCATAACCTTGCGAATACACCAAAacccattgaattgtacactttaaaatagtaAGTTTTATGGTAAGTGAATTAtatcccaaacacacacacacctaccatCATACCATCAAAGGCACACATACACTCTCACCTCCAAACTACAGCTCCTACTGATAAATGCACTTGCTCTACACACGCATGTGCACATTCTTCACATGGTCCCAGAAACCATCCTCCTAAACCCCCACAATCTCTCTGAATATATGCTTGACCCAACTTATACACAACTTTTACACACACccttatatacacacatactcatgGTGGGATCgtgaggaagaaaaacagaaacaaatttttttaagcagAATCAAGAAACCGTGGTTAGATCAACGCTATTAAAGGACATTTTTCACTTATGCTCATCGCCAGTGGAGTGACAGAGTACCAAGCAATCTTTCAATGGCTTGAACCTCTAGATATTTTGGCCTCTTTGTACCATGAGACAAGTCTGATGTTTGCTCTAAATATCTGCTCTTAGAAACCACTGTTTAGGAAGGAACCTAACTTGTATCCATTTGTTTATATTGCTTTGAACTTTGCCCTCAACCATGTACTATGctgtttttaattcaaaattactaaatatttaaGCTGTGATTTTATAGATAAACAAGTAGTTCTTATGTGTCTGTTCCCATGACCAAGAATACCTGCAACTGTCCCTTGATAGTCAAACCTCTAATGCAAGAACATGGTATTGTTCAAAAGCAAAGATGAGCTGTCATGCGACAGAGTTGCAGGTTGGCAACTCCAGTCACTACAAAGAAAGTCCTCTGCATAACAGGAGTTTCACGCTACCAGGTAATTAGCTATAGAGTAATTAGCTCTTAAGGAAGTCATCAAAAGATAACCCTGGATTCCTTTATCTGAAATGCCCTGACTCAGCAATGATGTACTGTGTTCCAAACAAGCACACCTTTCCATACCAGTCTCTGATGAAGCCATCCCCGTGGCATGTGGGTGTgactggcagaaagtgaagggctCAGTTTAAACTAGCTCTGTTAAGACTGAGGGAGGAGTGTAAGCGACAAGAACTGTGCGAGGCTATCACCGTGCATTCAGTCACAAGAATGAATCTGGTAGGGCTGCTCTGGTTTCCTGAATGTCCTATTCAATCATATCCCATTCCCAAACTAACCACTGGCAAAGAACTAAAGCCCACTTAACAACGAAACTACAGGGCTGTGACAATCTTTTGTTGATGGTTCAATAAATACTGACAGCAATTCCAAGCAATCACAATGAGCTTCGATTAGTGGGAAGACTGGATCCAACTTTTATCCTGACCCTCTAAGAGACTTTGgaagctgcattttaaaaaaaaattttttatacacATTCCTGATATTAGGTGACATCCTTCGGAGCTTTGATGCCACACAGATCTGAGCTGGAAGTCCTAGACTGCCATGGCTTGACTGTGTGGCCACAGGATACAGAGAGAAAATGTGTGCAAAACTTCTAACTAGgggcttggcacacagtagaGCTGGTCTCCAGTCATTGCTAAGAATAAGGTCTCTGGAGCCAGACAGCATGGCTTCTTATCCCAGCTCTGTACTCCCCCACTGTGTAGCCTCGAGCAAACCAATTCATCTCTCTGTGACCCATGTGCCAGAGAGTGCCAACAACAGGACCGGCCTCCTAGGATCACTGGGACAACTAAAGGACTGCAGACACGCAGAGCACTTGGAACAGCACTTGGCACACAGTACGTGCCTTTGAGTCAAGTCCCAATATTCCTCACAATAGGTCTTCCCTACTTGACTGAACCAGTCCTTAGTCGTTCAATTAACACCCAACCCATGAAGGGCCCAATACCTTCTAGGCATGCCTTAGTACCAACGCTATATGGTGGACAGGGCAGCTGTCCCCACAGACAGTCCAACTTTgaatagtataaaataaatgcaCTCTTCAGGACTTCCTGGCagactccgcctgccaatacaggggacatggttcaatccctggtccaggaagatcccacatgccatggggcaactaagcccatgcaccgcaacccttgggcccatgctctagagcccaggagccgccacgagaagccactgcaatgagaagccctccgcaccacaactagagagtagttcctgcttgctgcaactagagaaagcccatgtaaggcaatgaagacccagcacagccaaaaattttaaagtataatttttttaaagtactttcttAGTGATCAGAGGTATTTGAGGGCTAGTCTATTATATGACTCTCAAACTGGGTCCCTGGGAGCTGTAGTGTTCCTCACAAGTGACCAGAAAGGAGAAAGATGGGGAAGTTGGGCAGGTAAAGGGTTTCTGACCCCACCTCTGCTCCAACCAGGGGCTTTGGATTCAATTCGTATTACATACTAGGTAGGCTCTGCTTAAGATTTCACTTGAAGAAGCACTGTAACTAAAATAAGTTTGAAAGTaccttcacagaggaggaaatccAGGGCCACACACAGTAGTGTGGAGTCCAAGGTCAGACGACTATCCCTTTCCAAACGTCTACCTCACGTTTGTGTCAAGAGACGTAATGAACTCAGTCACAGCAGGTACCGTGGTCTGCAGTGCTTCCTGCGCAACAGACACTTTACCCAGAGCCGGGCCTCACATCACGTGCATTCTCTCCCTCCAGCCTTACGTCAAGCCTCTAGGGCAGACACGTTCCATCCACCCACTTGCgactggggagactgaggcaggtGCCATATgagaaaacaacagcaaagctGAGTTTTGAATCAAAGTCAACCAATTCCACAGGCTCTGGGACCTGATGACAAGGTCAATGCCTTGGCCTCCTTGGGGACTGTGGTATTCACAGGGAGGAGCAGGGTACAACCCCAAGAACAAGAACAACCCCGCCATCTTTCTCTCTGACATAGCTGCAAAGAGACCGCAGCCTCCTGACCACAGCTCTCCAGGGCCACTGGGCTGGggccatggctttgactagaacCTACCTGCAACTCAACCTGGAAGCTATACTGACAGTGCTCATCTCTTACACAGGTGTGTACATTCACTGGGCACAAGATTTCTACCTTCTACACTGGACAGACAGCATCCGGAGCTAGCCAGCCCTCCTGACAAGAGGCCAAGAAGATATCAAGGGATGCCCTGAAAGCACAGAGGCAAATCACACCCCTTGTCAGTCAAGACACCCAGAAAATTTAATCATGAACAAGTGTGGactacaaaaaataaaggaatttgaAAGTCTGACCCTTTCGCAATAATAAAAGAATGGTCTACTAAGgaatttctctatttcatttctgtttgctttttggcAAATGTTTTTGTTACTTGCAGTAAGGTACCCTTCCAGCTGTAAGTGTATTTATTTCAAAGGGCTCTAAGGTAAGACAATAAGTCCATTAAGTATTCTTACCTCTATTCCTGAACCAGGGacctaaataaaaaagaacaacaaatttTGTTATGTACAACAAAAAGAAGCACTGTTATTGCTTTTTCAGATGGTGCATTAAAGGGCATATTCctcttattaaagagaaaaacataatttcctTAATCAAGGTTTGCCACCtatatatttttgtatctgtGTCATCATAGAAGATTTAACTTTACATTTTCCTTCTATATTCATTTCCTTCAGACTGGGAGCTCAATAACACAGCCCAACAGAGGGTGTCTCAGGAAGCCTCCATGCTTCAGAGTAATTATTCAGTATCTTTCACATGGTCATCAGTGACATAACACTGTGGAGAAGACACAGCTCCCCTCCTTCTGGTCACTCGTGCTGCGCCTGTCCTCATGGGAAGGCCACCATCACCCGCCCAGGTGGCGCCACAGTCTCCTGGTCTTCCTGTCTCTAGCCCGAGCCCCCTGGAGACCAAGCTCCCGACCCCCCAGCATGGCCACAGCTCTCTTCCTGAAGGGCGCTGCCGCCCTCCATTCCTGTCCCTACACCCCCAGTCCCACTTCTCCAACCACAAGATGCCCTATTAGGCCAATGGGAGCTTTTGGGGAGGGGGTTGAGTAGACATGTCTAGGGATGGGGGCTCTGAGATGAAAGAGAATTGTGCCCGGATGCCTGGGGGACTGTTTACAGGACAACTGTGAGGGGTCACATAAACCGGAAGAATTCACAGGCATAGATGGCTGACTtcgaggaaagaaaggaggaaagggtgGGAAGAGGAAAAGATTAAACTTGATTCTGAAAAGTGAAGTTCAGATGAATACAGGTGCCATGGAACACCACCATCCCCCACCGCCATCACCACACTCCCCTCTCAGTAGAAGGAAATCAGAAGGGGATGGGGCTTTCAcaataatcatatgatttttaatcactgaaaaATGTCTTCTCCCCTGCGACCCTCCATGTCACCCACCAAGTGGGCCAGTGGGCTCTCTCACCTATTCAGTTCAGGTTTCAGTCACCACAACCAGGAATAAAGGGCCGCTTCTCTTTCTCCAGCAAACCTATTTCCTGTCCTTTCCTGCGTATTTATTTTATCTGCCAGAACTATAACTTTTTGGTGCTAGTATGATCATTTCTGTGACAGACATTAGATGTTTTTATAATTCTGAAAGTTTTGGTTATTAATAAAGGTTTAATTCAGGAGACAGACATTAGTGATTACTatcaaaatgaatgaatgcaaaaaagaaaaaaatgaaagcaaattatgagttaactatataaaaataaaattttaagtgattattTCAGTATCTTTGGTATCAGTACACCAAAGAACTGGAGAAGAAAAATTCTGAGTGTCAATCATGTACTGAAATGATTCTCTActtgtcatattttaaaagggtatgaagaacagaaaataaacccaatgAATCAAGTTTTACCTCAAAATAATTCTTACCATCAAAATTTTAGGGCTGCTGTAATAAGCCATGCTcagggtttccatttcttcacatCGTTCCAAATTTATCCTCCTGGTGCACTTAACAGCTTGGTTAACCAGAAATGCTGGAAATCATAATATtcccaagggaaaagaaaaaacaattaaaaagaagaaaaatttctaaCTAATAAATTGTAATCTAAGTAAAACTGCAAAGTTATGACATATATACAATATGCTTCAGATAGggtataaaaaattatttttcaaatatgtaatacagtcacatgatttaaaattcagaagaAGATTTGAGGAGTTGTCTCCCTCCAACCCCTAGCCCCCAGCAACCACCAGTCCCCTTCTCCAGAGAGAGTCTACATGAAGTTTCTTGTGTATCTTTCTggaaatatcctatgatattttcagaaagtgtgtgtgtgtatgtgtctgtgtgtgtatacaaacacacttttttttaaagtatttctttccCCTTTTGGAAACAAACTCATAACATATATTTCTGCCCTTTGTCTTTTTCACTGAGCAATGTATCTTGGAGTTCAGTCTATCTCAGTATCAAGaggttcctcctcctctttttagGGATAACTCATATTCTATTACAGACACACCATAATCTATCCAACCAGTTCCCCACTAATGGAAGTTGTCTCCAGTTTTGCTCTAACAATGCTGCAATCTATCATTTTGCATGTGGGCCAGAGTTTCTGTAGGACCAACTTCTAGAAGTAGCACAGCTAAGTTAAAGGGAATATCTGTCTGCAATTTTGATATATGTTTCCCAAGTGCCCTTCATCAAGGCTGTACCAATTTTCGGTCCCACCAGCGATATAGACAAGTGCCTACTTCTCCACAGCATTAAATTTTACACTTTACAATCCATTAGGTGGAAATGGTATCTCAGTTTGGTTCTAAATTACACTGCTCCTACTGTGTGAGCAAGGTTAAGCCTCTTCAACAGAACACATTTTC includes these proteins:
- the TCTN1 gene encoding tectonic-1 isoform X1 gives rise to the protein MGPRAFPRLLLVLLDCWASVSAQAGTTLVVTTEGLNSTKPVPTTLRPVLSSKPPETPRASRPFSGPRPAPVTDVAALCVCDLSPAQCDVNCCCDPDCSSVDFSVFSACSIPVVTGDSHFCSQKAAVYSLNFTADPPHRVFKLVDQINPSVFCVHITNYKPALSFINPEVTDESSFDKLMKTPDGFSLNPESDVSTRLDAPQTAKYEYGVHLQTSDSFLRFPSPLTSSLCTDNNPAAFLVNQAVKCTRRINLERCEEMETLSMAYYSSPKILMVPGSGIEVPVTVQSIVIRSLNKTLTRLEDTTAILRVSNQGVVEAGHIEICTNVVLEVTYSLTYTDAGEVIKADLFLLLGAVSSAMVPLQQKFEIYFIQQNAKPVPLSGNPGYVVGLPLVAGFQPQKGSGIIQTTNRYGQLTLLRSTTEQDCLAVEGIRAPVLFGYNMQSGCKLRLTKALTCRLVAQKMKSLLKGQGFPDYVASFGNSQAQDVLDWVPVYFITQTSHVKDSCQLPVALTVEVRWTKYGSLLNPQAKIVNVTANLISSSFPETNSGNERTILISTAVTFVDVSAPAEAGFRAPPTINARLPFNFFFPFV
- the TCTN1 gene encoding tectonic-1 isoform X2 — its product is MGPRAFPRLLLVLLDCWASVSAQAGTTLVVTTEGLNSTKPVPTTLRPVLSSKPPETPRASRPFSGPRPAPVTDVAALCVCDLSPAQCDVNCCCDPDCSSVDFSVFSACSIPVVTGDSHFCSQKAAVYSLNFTADPPHRVFKLVDQINPSVFCVHITNYKPALSFINPEVTDESSFDKLMKTPDGFSLNPESDVSTRLDAPQTAKYEYGVHLQTSDSFLRFPSPLTSSLCTDNNPAAFLVNQAVKCTRRINLERCEEMETLSMAYYSSPKILMVPGSGIEVPVTVQSIVIRSLNKTLTRLEDTTAILRVSNQGVVEAGHIEICTNVVLEVTYSLTYTDAGEVIKADLFLLLGAVSSAMVPLQQKFEIYFIQTTNRYGQLTLLRSTTEQDCLAVEGIRAPVLFGYNMQSGCKLRLTKALTCRLVAQKMKSLLKGQGFPDYVASFGNSQAQDVLDWVPVYFITQTSHVKDSCQLPVALTVEVRWTKYGSLLNPQAKIVNVTANLISSSFPETNSGNERTILISTAVTFVDVSAPAEAGFRAPPTINARLPFNFFFPFV
- the TCTN1 gene encoding tectonic-1 isoform X3, with translation MKTPDGFSLNPESDVSTRLDAPQTAKYEYGVHLQTSDSFLRFPSPLTSSLCTDNNPAAFLVNQAVKCTRRINLERCEEMETLSMAYYSSPKILMVPGSGIEVPVTVQSIVIRSLNKTLTRLEDTTAILRVSNQGVVEAGHIEICTNVVLEVTYSLTYTDAGEVIKADLFLLLGAVSSAMVPLQQKFEIYFIQQNAKPVPLSGNPGYVVGLPLVAGFQPQKGSGIIQTTNRYGQLTLLRSTTEQDCLAVEGIRAPVLFGYNMQSGCKLRLTKALTCRLVAQKMKSLLKGQGFPDYVASFGNSQAQDVLDWVPVYFITQTSHVKDSCQLPVALTVEVRWTKYGSLLNPQAKIVNVTANLISSSFPETNSGNERTILISTAVTFVDVSAPAEAGFRAPPTINARLPFNFFFPFV